One part of the Augochlora pura isolate Apur16 chromosome 3, APUR_v2.2.1, whole genome shotgun sequence genome encodes these proteins:
- the LOC144467942 gene encoding uncharacterized protein LOC144467942, with amino-acid sequence MPSISTDPACRRLTDSDRRARAVVDKPAAPLADSDINKIVERKLRSNNFRVLRWSLDSLGETNGYMGSYHTLNVTVRTGDKSEKLRFFAKTPPPLYSPQYDWLVTAGTFKKELAVYEELLPGMGNGIGHKWSPDYYHGKDITIMVMEDAKESGYIMPDKFLPFDVEHCFWVVRTLAAFHSRSLILDEKLRRDAGQTIVDRYGHMLAEAGFIEGELQCEKYLRSCIVGARTMTDLVEGLTDQERTRLKDYIATMINQMPKLVETSSKFRNVVCHRDIWANNIMIRRDSAGKPTGCYLIDYQFIRYCPPALDFLLSLYLNTVRAIRKPHFESFLDAYCDTMKAELAAEGLDMEECLSRAEFVQSCKELNMNSLIYAATNLQVMLLTKDAAEKYFGLPSDEIEHVIYGDQRAELVLSQCRSVKAYQTRIIEVLEEIKEHLPDNPSDC; translated from the coding sequence ATGCCGTCTATCAGCACGGATCCGGCTTGTCGCCGTTTGACCGACTCCGATCGGCGGGCCCGCGCCGTCGTCGACAAGCCCGCCGCGCCTCTCGCCGATTCCGACATCAATAAGATCGTCGAACGGAAACTCCGCTCGAATAACTTTCGCGTTTTACGCTGGAGTTTGGATAGTTTGGGCGAGACGAATGGCTACATGGGCTCGTACCACACTCTCAACGTGACGGTGAGGACCGGCGACAAATCAGAGAAGCTGAGATTTTTCGCGAAAACACCGCCGCCCCTCTACAGCCCCCAATACGACTGGCTGGTGACCGCCGGCACCTTCAAGAAGGAGCTGGCCGTCTACGAGGAGCTGTTACCTGGGATGGGAAACGGGATCGGGCACAAGTGGTCGCCCGATTATTATCACGGCAAGGACATTACCATAATGGTCATGGAAGACGCCAAGGAGTCCGGCTACATCATGCCGGACAAGTTCCTGCCGTTCGACGTGGAGCACTGCTTCTGGGTGGTGAGGACGCTCGCCGCTTTCCACTCGAGGTCTTTGATCCTGGACGAGAAGCTCCGTCGCGACGCCGGTCAAACGATCGTCGACCGTTACGGACACATGCTGGCGGAAGCGGGCTTCATCGAGGGCGAACTGCAGTGCGAGAAATACTTGCGCTCGTGCATCGTCGGCGCACGCACGATGACGGACCTCGTCGAAGGTCTGACCGACCAGGAACGGACCCGGCTGAAGGACTACATAGCAACGATGATCAACCAGATGCCGAAGCTGGTCGAGACGTCCAGCAAGTTCCGGAACGTGGTTTGCCACCGTGACATTTGGGCGAACAATATCATGATCAGGAGAGACTCCGCTGGAAAGCCGACCGGTTGCTACCTGATAGACTACCAGTTCATTCGGTACTGCCCTCCCGCGCTCGACTTCCTCCTCTCCCTTTACCTGAACACCGTCCGCGCCATTCGAAAGCCTCACTTCGAGTCCTTTCTCGACGCCTACTGCGACACCATGAAAGCCGAGCTGGCCGCCGAAGGCCTGGACATGGAGGAGTGCCTGTCCCGCGCGGAATTCGTCCAATCCTGCAAAGAGCTTAACATGAACTCGCTGATCTATGCCGCTACGAATCTGCAAGTGATGTTGCTCACCAAGGACGCGGCTGAGAAGTACTTCGGGTTACCATCCGACGAGATCGAGCACGTGATATACGGTGACCAACGGGCGGAGCTAGTACTGAGCCAGTGCCGCAGCGTCAAGGCTTATCAGACACGTATTATCGAGGTATTAGAGGAAATCAAAGAGCACTTGCCCGATAACCCGTCGGACTGTTAG